The following proteins are encoded in a genomic region of Magnolia sinica isolate HGM2019 chromosome 1, MsV1, whole genome shotgun sequence:
- the LOC131236890 gene encoding S-adenosyl-L-methionine:benzoic acid/salicylic acid carboxyl methyltransferase 2-like: protein MEVQQVLHMIGGAGETSYANNSTVQERAISKVKTIVEKSIIDLYCTTFPKSLGIADMGCSSGPNTFLAISNIMEAVDQKRRHLGHSSPEFRVFLNDLPGNDFNNIFKSLAGFYEKLKQNNGPDFGPCFIAGVPGSFYGRLFPTESLDFVHSSYSLHWLSQVPPGLENRPGGVLNKGNIYMAMTSPPAVFKAYLEQFERDFSLFLRSRSEEMRSGGCMVLTLMGRRSLDPSSRECCYPFELLSQALMEMVSQGIIKEAEVDSFNLPYYTPSVQELITVIETDGSFHLDRHEVIELNWDPNDNDNNEDFAFNKLTRGRNVAKNTRAVTESMLANHFGELIVDDLFKKFGENVAEHLTKEKTKHVNLVISMTKK from the exons ATGGAAGTGCAGCAAGTTCTTCACATGATTGGTGGAGCTGGCGAGACCAGCTACGCCAATAACTCAACAgtccag GAAAGAGCCATATCCAAGGTCAAAACCATAGTAGAAAAAAGTATAATAGACCTCTACTGCACCACCTTCCCAAAGAGCTTGGGCATTGCAGACATGGGCTGTTCATCAGGGCCCAACACATTCCTTGCCATCTCTAATATTATGGAAGCAGTGGACCAGAAACGACGTCATCTCGGCCATTCATCACCCGAGTTCCGAGTGTTCTTAAATGACCTTCCAGGGAATGACTTCAACAACATTTTCAAGTCCTTGGCAGGCTTCTATGAGAAACTCAAACAAAACaatgggcctgattttgggcCATGTTTCATTGCCGGAGTGCCCGGCTCCTTTTATGGCAGGCTTTTTCCGACAGAGAGTCTGGACTTTGTTCACTCTTCTTATAGTCTGCATTGGCTCTCTCAG GTTCCTCCAGGACTAGAGAATAGACCGGGTGGCGTTTTAAACAAAGGGAACATCTACATGGCCATGACCAGCCCTCCTGCTGTGTTTAAAGCTTACTTGGAGCAATTTGAGAGGGATTTCTCACTGTTTCTAAGGTCGCGGTCTGAAGAAATGAGGTCTGGTGGGTGTATGGTCCTAACACTCATGGGCAGGAGAAGCCTAGATCCATCTAGTCGAGAGTGTTGTTATCCCTTCGAACTACTGTCACAAGCACTCATGGAGATGGTCTCACAG ggAATCATCAAAGAAGCAGAAGTGGATTCTTTCAATCTTCCTTATTACACACCTTCTGTTCAAGAACTGATTACTGTGATTGAAACTGACGGATCGTTCCATCTAGACCGACACGAAGTTATAGAATTAAATTGGGATCCTAATGACAATGACAATAATGAAGACTTTGCGTTCAATAAACTTACAAGAGGAAGGAATGTGGCAAAGAACACAAGAGCTGTGACAGAATCCATGCTTGCAAATCACTTTGGTGAGCTGATAGTGGACGATTTGTTTAAGAAGTTCGGAGAGAATGTGGCTGAGCACCTGACCAAGGAGAAGACCAAGCATGTTAATCTTGTTATTTCCATGACTAAGAAATGA